One Fundulus heteroclitus isolate FHET01 chromosome 11, MU-UCD_Fhet_4.1, whole genome shotgun sequence DNA segment encodes these proteins:
- the atf5a gene encoding uncharacterized protein atf5a, translating to MMATSAPVWRTLRVCPADPLTLSHPQASHSQSQGRRGEVSEESPHLIGDGLTDWMTEEVDFSSYLPNPPSPPSSTNASLPPSPLQNDIQVPSDLEVMTSLLQEELAQLEDYFLSEPLPEKGQRLGRCDRGPLAAGPQPFGQLPYASYSASAQSEPNPLLVTLATGELDLLSICGGSIGRSKIPRHAPYSCSRPSGCGRKRVLEGVRFGEAYESAALASKGSNSGNAAVTLAGNYGCAEDEQLVGKSYCLGNAVEVRRCAGLSKDEKTCCFTQDATSGAKAAGGGFGFGGALDAAQKKEDVLMYSMREVSNEALGGVRTGAEVTKAAAASWKTGGDDGCYIPAAPQSEAYASFLGNIGEQVKTESLQLLPPPDLHGTYLEDQAPECFLMARESLNLDTSGHRQPCRLREDHCAVKYEVDIIPHEGGERKQKKRDQNKTAAHRYRQRKRAELDSLEEQLHCLEGRNRELRDKAESVEREIQYVKDLLIEVYKARSQRLKQDTTA from the exons ATGATGGCGACGTCAGCTCCTGTTTGGAGGACTCTTCGTGTCTGCCCGGCAGACCCCCTCACTCTCTCTCACCCACAGGCTAGCCACAGCCAATCACAGGGGCGCAGGGGGGAGGTGTCAGAGGAGAGCCCGCATTTAATTG gTGATGGTCTCACCGACTGGATGACGGAAGAAGTGGATTTCTCCTCGTACCTCCCAAatcctccctcccctccctcctccacCAATGCCTCCCTTCCCCCTTCACCCCTTCAGAATGATATCCAGGTGCCCTCTGACTTGGAGGTCATGACCTCTTTGCTGCAGGAGGAACTCGCCCAGCTGGAGGACTACTTCCTGTCTGAGCCCCTGCCCGAGAAAGGGCAGAGGCTGGGAAGATGCGACAGGGGTCCACTGGCGGCGGGTCCTCAGCCATTCGGTCAACTGCCATACGCCTCGTACTCTGCGTCCGCCCAATCGGAGCCCAACCCACTTCTTGTTACCCTGGCAACCGGAGAGCTGGACCTGCTGAGCATCTGCGGCGGGTCCATAGGGCGATCCAAAATTCCCAGACATGCCCCGTACAGCTGCAGCCGCCCCAGTGGGTGCGGTAGGAAAAGAGTCCTGGAGGGCGTGAGGTTCGGCGAAGCCTACGAAAGCGCCGCGTTGGCCTCCAAAGGGAGTAACTCAGGTAACGCTGCTGTGACCCTAGCCGGTAATTATGGCTGCGCGGAGGATGAGCAGCTGGTGGGCAAAAGCTACTGCCTGGGCAACGCCGTCGAGGTCCGACGATGCGCCGGCTTATCCAAAGACGAGAAAACCTGCTGCTTCACCCAAGACGCGACGAGCGGCGCCAAGGCCGCCGGCGGCGGATTTGGCTTCGGCGGAGCCCTGGACGCCGCCCAGAAGAAAGAGGACGTGCTGATGTACAGCATGAGGGAGGTCAGCAACGAGGCGCTGGGCGGCGTCAGGACCGGCGCGGAGGTGACGAAGGCCGCCGCCGCGTCGTGGAAGACCGGCGGCGACGACGGCTGCTACATCCCGGCGGCGCCTCAGTCCGAGGCCTACGCCAGCTTCTTGGGGAACATCGGCGAACAGGTGAAAACGGAGAGTCTGCAGCTGCTGCCGCCGCCTGATTTACACGGCACTTACCTCGAGGATCAGGCCCCAGAATGCTTTCTGATGGCGAGGGAGAGTCTGAACCTGGACACCTCAGGGCACAGGCAGCCTTGCAGGCTGAGGGAAGACCACTGCGCTGTGAAATACGAAGTCGACATCATTCCCCACGAAGGCGGGGAGCGGAAGCAGAAGAAGAGGGATCAGAACAAAACCGCCGCTCATAG GTATCGGCAGCGAAAAAGGGCGGAGCTAGATTccctggaggagcagctgcaCTGCCTGGAGGGGAGGAACCGCGAGCTGCGAGACAAGGCCGAGTCGGTGGAACGCGAAATCCAGTACGTCAAAGACCTGCTGATCGAAGTTTACAAGGCGCGCAGCCAAAGGCTCAAGCAGGACACGACCGCGTAA
- the stk36 gene encoding serine/threonine-protein kinase 36, whose product MESYHVLNLVGEGSFGRVYKGRKKFTGQVVALKFMPKVGRSEKELRSLKREIEIMRDLQHPNIVQLFDSFETETEVVVVTEYAEGQLFQVLEDDGSLPESQVREIACQLVSALYYLHSHRILHRDMKPQNILLGKSGVVKLCDFGFARAMSVSTLVLTSIKGTPLYMSPEIVEEKPYDHTADLWALGCILYELHTGVPPFYTNSIFHLVQLIVRDQVKWPETMSDSCMSFLKGLLTKDPQKRLSWPDLLHHPFVADGVLVLSDTNLFSPLTVTPSPDVVALKLKQVAEKSVPSSGEGGLLRKVREQMENKGRDAKGGDGGKKKKEGRERGKSATVTASPEVCVVTTEVPSVPGQLVVTAANQSMNLNSKACATSKQRGQISRDYEQEFPSVEVGPRLVWRGSKDRPATLLSQDVDSERFWENLVQETEPGRQQKRTMSYKDIVFHIKSNITAFQAGLTGVGEVNVQIERLLKVLQNLILTPELEGSLYIRCELRLPQALFELIRDSVSNSHFLKEQKNLITLGEMIKCVLIYWERHCDWVEEELRQEEFTEAFKTILSQPNLTALAPLAASVLALFTQHGVDVFVDPENLTALLEMHPSPLALPPPGWGQYDGLLSLLLHTLSELENASASSKLDPLVLVDFWKKVGSSLSSATPNLDFISADGLYSFLSVVLLLFTRDPYSCIPLFSDKQSKSVYTLSWLLGNDCRHLLAECPPGSADTEPSGDTLSTLSCHLLCFPFALDLPSHSMSAVLQVYDSCRVASSLLQVIQTSPPSLLELPLSLLGRLLLCDPERSVSRVGEEASGFFSSPQSNQPAASERPTTLSRTAGSLLSDLLQQDALWDSAVELLNLLSQLARCSSLPGAPRVRVEAALLRQALTHSCDQAREAACRLVGNLRPDEAGALPADVFGHTAGCLTDPCSQVRRVACRAVGNWLGCVAAKYKAGSSGGGASGRSKRARPRSSRAAGDAAAGEDERRRWTDEARRSAAALTRLLSDPDAVTRRHCCAALGNLVNVDGAASALDEEDVYGSLLRAACTDSHGAVRQAATAALKLCRDQDAMQQGVK is encoded by the exons ATGGAGTCCTATCACGTCCTGAACCTGGTGGGAGAGGGCTCTTTCGGCCGAGTTTACAAGGGGAGGAAAAAGTTCACCGGCCAA GTTGTCGCTCTAAAGTTTATGCCGAAAGTGGGTCGGTCGGAAAAAGAGCTGCGAAGTCTGAAGAGGGAAATAGAAATCATGAGAGATCTTCAGCACCCAAATATAGTGCAGCTCTTTGACAGCTTTGAGACTGAAACCGAG GTTGTGGTTGTCACCGAGTATGCGGAGGGCCAGCTGTTCCAGGTTTTGGAGGATGACGGAAGCTTGCCAGAGAGCCAG GTGCGGGAGATAGCCTGCCAGCTGGTCTCAGCTCTGTATTATTTACACTCCCATCGCATCCTTCATCGAGACATGAAACCACAAAATATCCTGCTAGGAAAAAGTGGCGTGGTGAAGCTCTGTGACTTTGG GTTTGCCAGAGCAATGAGTGTCTCCACCCTGGTCCTGACTTCTATCAAGGGAACACCGCTGTACATGTCTCCCGAGATTGTAGAGGAGAAGCCGTATGACCACACCGCCGATCTCTGGGCTCTGGGCTGCATTTTGTATGAACTCCACACGGGGGTGCCACCGTTCTACACTAACTCCATCTTCCACTTGGTGCAGCTCATTGTGAGAGATCAGGTCAAGTGGCCGGAGACGATGAGCGACAGCTGCATG AGTTTCCTGAAGGGTTTGTTGACTAAAGACCCGCAGAAACGCTTGTCATGGCCAGACCTCCTGCACCATCCCTTTGTTGCTGATGGTGTTTTAG TGCTGTCAGACACAAACCTCTTCAGCCCCTTGACTGTCACGCCCAGCCCAGACGTGGTGGCGCTGAAACTGAAGCAAGTGGCAGAAAAGTCTGTGCCGTCATCGGGAGAGGGCGGGTTACTGAGAAAGGTCAGGGAGCAGATGGAGAACAAAGGGAGGGACGCAAAAGGCGGAGACGGTGGAAAA AAAAAGAAGGAGGGACGCGAAAGGGGGAAGTCTGCCACAGTGACAGCATCCCCTGAGGTGTGCGTCGTCACCACTGAAGTTCCCAGTGTACCCGGCCAGTTGGTCGTCACAGCTGCCAATCAAAGCATGAACCTAAATAGCAAAGCATGCGCTACATCAAAACAAAG GGGTCAGATCAGCAGAGATTATGAACAAGAGTTCCCCTCTGTTGAAGTTGGGCCAAGGCTCGTTTGGAGAGGGAGTAAAGACAGACCAGCCACGCTCCTCAGCCAG GATGTTGACAGCGAGAGGTTCTGGGAGAACCTCGTCCAGGAAACAGAACCCGGCAGGCAGCAGAAAAGGACGATGAGCTACAAGGACATCGTTTTCCATATTAAATCCAACATCACAGCGTTTCAGGCTGGG CTAACAGGTGTTGGTGAAGTAAATGTGCAGATTGAGCGTCTACTGAAGGTCCTGCAGAACCTGATCCTCACTCCCGAGCTCGAGGGGTCTCTCTACATCCGCTGTGAACTTCGTCTCCCACAAGCCCTCTTCGAGCTGATCCGAGATTCTGTTTCAAACTCCCATTTTCTCAAG GAGCAGAAGAACTTGATTACACTCGGAGAAATGATTAAATGTGTTCTGATCTACTGGGAAAGGCATTGTGATTGGGTGGAAGAGGAGCTTAG ACAGGAAGAGTTCACCGAGGCTTTCAAGACGATTCTCAGCCAGCCGAATCTCACTGCGCTGGCG ccacTGGCTGCTTCTGTTCTAGCTCTCTTCACACAGCATGGTGTTGATGTTTTTGTCGATCCGGAGAATTTGACCGCCTTACTGGAAATGCATCCCTCG CCGCTGGCGCTGCCGCCTCCTGGTTGGGGGCAGTATGACGGGCTCCTGTCTTTGCTCCTGCACACACTCTCTGAG CTTGAAAATGCTTCAGCGTCATCCAAGTTAGATCCCCTCGTGTTGGTGGACTTTTGGAAAAAGGTCGGCTCTTCCCTCTCAAGCGCGACACCAAACCTGGACTTCATTTCAGCAGACG gACTTTACTCCTTTCTGTCTGTTGTGCTGCTCCTCTTCACCAGGGACCCATACTCATGCATTCCTCTTTTTTCTGACAAACAATCCAAAAGTGTATACACACTCTCCTGGTTGCTTGGCAACGACTG TCGTCATTTATTAGCCGAGTGTCCCCCCGGGAGCGCTGACACGGAGCCGAGCGGCGACACCCTGTCCACGCTGAGCTGCCACCTGCTCTGCTTCCCGTTCGCTCTGGACCTGCCGTCGCACAGCATGTCCGCGGTGCTGCAGGTGTACGACAGCTGCCGCGTGGCTTCCAGCCTCCTGCAG GTAATCCAGACATCGCCTCCTTCTCTGCTGGAGCTGCCTCTCTCCCTGCTGGGCCGCTTGCTGTTGTGCGATCCTGAGCGCTCTGTGTCCCGCGTGGGAGAAGAGGCTTCTGGCTTTTTCTCGTCGCCTCAGAGCAACCAGCCGGCCGCCTCCGAACGCCCGACGACTCTGAGCCGGACTGCCGGCTCTCTCCTCTCCGACCTGCTGCAGCAGGACGCGCTGTGGGACTCGGCGGTGGAGCTCCTGAATCTGTTGTCCCAACTGGcccgctgctcctctctgcccGGCGCCCCTCGGGTACGTGTTGAGGCCGCTTTGCTGCGGCAGGCGCTGACTCACTCGTGCGACCAGGCGAGAGAAGCCGCGTGTAGATTGGTGGGCAACCTGAGACCCGACGAAGCGGGCGCCCTGCCGGCTGACGTGTTCGGGCACACGGCGGGCTGTCTCACCGACCCCTGCTCGCAGGTGCGACGAGTGGCGTGCAGGGCTGTGGGGAACTGGCTGGGATGCGTCGCGGCGAAGTACAAAGCGGGGTCAAGCGGCGGTGGCGCTTCAGGGCGAAGCAAACGAGCGCGTCCACGCAGCAGCCGAGCAGCCGGCGACGCGGCGGCTGGCGAAGACGAGCGGAGGAGATGGACGGACGAAGCCCGGCGGTCAGCGGCCGCGCTGACCCGCCTGCTCTCCGACCCCGATGCCGTCACGCGGCGTCACTGCTGCGCCGCCCTGGGAAACCTGGTGAACGTGGACGGCGCGGCGTCGGCGCTGGACGAAGAAGATGTGTACGGCTCGCTCCTCAGGGCCGCCTGCACCGATTCACACGGCGCAGTGAGACAGGCGGCCACGGCGGCTCTAAAGCTGTGCAGGGACCAGGATGCAATGCAGCAAGGAGTAAAATGA
- the adamts15a gene encoding A disintegrin and metalloproteinase with thrombospondin motifs 15a — MFVRTVFLLCFVKFIRCMESEICFPIRLDDDRDDFDNDVDISVRKRVIKLRVFQEELVIDLHQDSSFIAPSISNQDAFWLSNTDVSIDLRGCFYSGFVNADSDSYAALSLCKGLNGAFGYQGWEYFISPVRNDTRSARDAHVVRRRRSNDLKQNSTSRCAVESNLSPSDAQSLQKYRRMTDLDNVTETMLKRMGRAKRFASVPRYVETLVAADESMLSFHGDDLKHYLLTLMSVAAKLYRHPSILNSISITVVKIVIISEEDKGPKVSGNAAMTLRNFCTWQKKMNKHNDKHPDYWDTAILFTRQDLCGASTCDTLGMADVGTMCDPKRSCSVIEDDGLPSAFTTAHELGHVFNMPHDNVKACADVFGKLQENHMMSPTLIQINRTSPWSPCSAAIITEFLDSGHGDCLLDQPQKTLALPDVLPGSSYGLDRQCELAFGEGSKYCPFLQPQCSRLWCTGKSSGHLVCMTRHFPWADGTHCGDGQVCDRGICSNKQLQTVKLDGRWGKWGPFGSCSRTCGSGVQLSKRECNNPVPSNGGKYCQGVRVKYRSCNMNRCPETDKTFREEQCETSGQTFSSNRVAHSVVWVPKYSGVSLKDRCKLICRANGTGYFYVLSPKVVDGTPCSPDSTGVCVQGKCIKAGCDGVIGSTKKFDKCGICGGNNKSCKKVSGLFTKPLHGYNFVVMLPVGAANVDIRQRGYKGMMSDDNYLAVKNSKGNYILNGNYIVSAGERDIIVNNSLLRYSGTTGLSETLQAVNPLGEALTVEVLCAGKITPPRIRYSFYLHRQTKEDKMLKKEEHANAENSVLTKDEIQENEEDNLKSSYSKNNSPVGKWISAAWDECSVSCGRGFQKRMVQCLRSDGKPGLDCDSSQRPSVTRVCGDPCAEWHIGQWSPCSRTCGKGFKRRPLQCKDQTGLLLPRDLCQGFRKPQELDFCNLSPCQ, encoded by the exons ATGTTTGTCAGGACAGTTTTTCTCCTCTGCTTTGTTAAATTCATTCGCTGCATGGAAAGTGAAATTTGCTTTCCTATTAGACTGGATGACGACAGGGATGACTTTGACAACGACGTGGACATCAGTGTTAGGAAGCGTGTCATAAAGTTACGAGTTTTCCAAGAAGAATTGGTGATTGATCTACACCAAGATTCTTCTTTCATTGCTCCGTCCATCTCCAACCAAGACGCGTTTTGGCTCTCCAACACTGATGTCAGCATTGATTTGAGAGGCTGTTTTTACTCTGGCTTCGTGAACGCCGACAGCGATTCATATGCCGCTTTAAGCCTCTGCAAGGGTTTGAATGGTGCCTTTGGCTATCAGGGCTGGGAATATTTCATTAGCCCGGTGCGCAATGACACCCGGAGCGCACGGGACGCGCACGTCGTCCGTCGCAGACGCAGCAACGACCTCAAGCAGAATTCTACTTCCAGGTGCGCAGTGGAGAGCAACCTAAGCCCCTCAGACGCGCAATCCCTGCAGAAGTACAGGCGGATGACGGACCTCGACAATGTCACCGAAACGATGCTCAAGAGGATGGGGAGAGCTAAAAGGTTCGCATCTGTCCCGAGGTACGTGGAGACGCTGGTGGCTGCGGACGAGTCCATGTTGAGCTTCCACGGAGATGACCTGAAGCACTACCTCTTAACGCTGATGTCGGTCGCCGCGAAGCTGTACAGGCACCCCAGCATCCTCAACTCCATCAGCATCACGGTGGTGAAGATCGTGATTATATCCGAGGAGGACAAAGGTCCCAAGGTGTCCGGGAACGCAGCCATGACGCTGCGTAACTTTTGCACCTGGCAAAAGAAGATGAACAAACACAACGACAAGCACCCGGACTACTGGGATACAGCAATCCTCTTCACTAGACAG GATCTTTGTGGAGCATCCACCTGCGACACTCTTGGAATGGCAGATGTCGGCACCATGTGCGACCCGAAGAGGAGCTGCTCTGTCATTGAAGACGATGGCCTACCCTCAGCTTTCACCACCGCTCATGAGCTTG GCCATGTGTTCAACATGCCACATGACAACGTGAAGGCTTGTGCAGATGTGTTTGGAAAGCTACAGGAAAACCACATGATGTCCCCCACACTTATTCAGATCAATCGCACCAGCCCCTGGTCTCCTTGCAGCGCCGCCATCATCACTGAGTTTCTGGACAGTGGACACG GGGATTGCTTGCTCGATCAGCCCCAGAAAACGTTAGCTCTCCCAGATGTGCTGCCCGGGTCCTCCTATGGTCTCGACCGTCAGTGTGAGCTCGCCTTTGGTGAAGGCTCCAAGTACTGTCCTTTCCTGCAGCCGCAATGCAGTCGATTGTGGTGCACAGGGAAGTCCAGTGGCCACCTGGTGTGCATGACTCGACATTTCCCCTGGGCAGATGGAACCCACTGTGGCGACGGGCAGGTTTGTGACCGAGGAATCTGCTCTAACAAACAGCTCCAAACTGTGAAG ctggaTGGACGATGGGGTAAGTGGGGTCCATTCGGTTCCTGTTCCCGAACATGTGGAAGCGGCGTTCAGCTGTCCAAACGGGAGTGTAACAACCCAGTCCCATCAAACGGGGGCAAATACTGCCAAGGAGTTCGGGTCAAATACCGATCCTGCAACATGAACCGCTGCCCTGAGACAG ATAAGACATTTCGGGAAGAGCAGTGTGAGACCTCTGGCCAGACTTTCAGCAGTAACCGTGTTGCCCACTCTGTAGTGTGGGTGCCAAAGTACTCTGGAGTTTCCCTTAAGGACAGGTGTAAACTCATCTGCAGGGCTAACGGGACCGGCTACTTCTATGTGCTGTCTCCCAAG GTTGTTGACGGGACTCCGTGCTCTCCAGACTCCACAGGTGTTTGTGTCCAAGGAAAGTGCATCAAAGCTGGATGTGACGGTGTAATCGGCTCCACAAAGAAGTTTGATAAGTGTGGAATCTGTGGAGGCAACAACAAGAGCTGCAAGAAGGTGTCGGGACTCTTCACCAAGCCTCT GCATGGCTACAACTTTGTTGTCATGTTGCCAGTGGGTGCAGCCAACGTGGACATCCGTCAGCGAGGCTACAAGGGAATGATGAGCGATGACAACTATTTGGCGGTGAAGAACAGCAAGGGGAATTACATACTAAATGGAAATTACATTGTGTCCGCTGGCGAGAGAGATATCATTGTAAATAACAGCCTGCTGCGCTACAGTGGCACAACGGGCCTCTCCGAGACCCTGCAGGCTGTGAACCCCCTTGGAGAGGCCTTGACCGTGGAAGTGCTGTGCGCTGGCAAGATAACACCCCCTCGCATACGCTACTCCTTCTACCTCCACAGACAGACAAAGGAGGACAAAATGCTAAAGAAGGAGGAGCACGCCAATGCTGAGAACAGCGTCTTGACAAAAGATGAAATCCAAGAGAACGAAGAAGACAACTTAAAAAGCTCTTACAGCAAAAATAATTCTCCTGTAGGGAAATGGATATCCGCAGCCTGGGACGAGTGCTCTGTGTCCTGTGGTCGTGGTTTCCAGAAGAGGATGGTGCAGTGTCTAAGATCAGATGGGAAACCAGGGCTGGACTGTGATTCTTCACAAAGACCCTCCGTCACCAGGGTGTGTGGAGACCCTTGTGCCGAGTGGCATATTGGGCAGTGGTCGCCCTGCTCCAGAACCTGTGGGAAGGGCTTCAAAAGACGACCTCTTCAATGCAAAGACCAGACTGGGCTTCTGCTCCCAAGGGATCTCTGCCAGGGCTTTCGTAAACCTCAGGAGCTGGACTTCTGTAACCTTAGCCCTTGTCAGTAA